TAACAACACGAAGAGTGATCACGAAATGCAAAGATTCCAGCTCAGAGACTCGACAAAACCAGATTCCTTGAGAGTACGATTCAAAAACGAAGAATactggaaaaaattcgaaaaaaattacaacgtgAGTAAAAATGTGATTATACAAGAGAACAaacgaaacagaaaaaaagaaaatccttttctatcaatttaaaaaaaaaattctttcgtaaCAAATCACCTCCtaatttttcccatttctgtTGAAAGAAGAATATTGgctaaagaaaaattattatctcACGAGAGAACGAAAATTAATTCGAACGAAATTAAATCGAAAgttcttttcgatttttcaatatttcatttcataaATTATTTGTCAAGAGGtagtaaaaatattttggatGCAGTTGTACCTGATGGGAAATACAGAAATCCCATCACGAACGACGGGTCACGACAAACTGATCGAAGCCAGATGGAAGTCGAGTCCGATCGTTAagattgacattattcaggaGCCGATTTACAACGAGAATGGCGTTCGGAGCGTTCCGATCGAGAAAAGAAATTGTCGTTTTATGGACGAGAGAGATGAGAACGCTaaaatatatcaattttaCGGTTATGACGCTTGTGTTATCGAGGTAACATTAACGATAATATTGTCGAGGAATAGCGCAAATCGGGGCAGAGTAGGATATAAAAACCAACGAGCAGAAATCCAATTTCGTTCGTTTGTCATAATTTCCTTCAGTACTTCCATGAATTCGGATtacaaactttttcaaaaaaatactttgagTTTCTCTAAAATTGGCAATGTCACTTTCTCCCAGGTGCCCCGCTTTGCTCGTATTTATAGAAAgctttgaaagtgaaaaacttTGTGGGAGATCGTCATACAATTTTTCCAGGCGGATTTGGCGCGAATGTACAATATTTGCCATTGCATTAGTCATATCTATCCACGTGCTCCATCAATGTCGATCTGTAATCAGACACAGTTAAAATGCGTTTACGAATCGTCTGATTTGATTTACAACAATCAATACCCTGGATGCGTGCCTGATTGCGAAGCGACCTTGTACAGCTCTTTCAAGAATTTCAAGTCCGAAGGGAAAGAAGATGGGGGAGCACATTTCGACGTGAATTTCTTGCCCGGTCCGTCCAGACGATTCGTGCGTTACGTCGTTCACAGCAAGTTGGATGTTGTTGGTAAATTTTCCATGCTCTTTTTGTCTGCTGCGAAAACAACCATttccttttccttttccttttcctttctttctctctctccccctctctttctcattcgtGAGTTAAGTTTGCATTCTCATCTTGCAGCCAGTGCAAATATAGCTTTGTGTTGCTATAATTGAAGCTGGACGCGATgaactttcttctttttgtttGAACTTCCGTACAGTCTCGGTGGGTAGTGCGTTGGGTCTCTTCGTCGGTGCCAGTATTCTCAGCCTGGTAGAAATTCCGTACTGGATCATCGTGCGAGGTGCggatgacgacgacgaggagggTGATCAAGTGCGGAAGGAAAATTGagataaacatttgaaaattttcgtcctgATTGGCTCGATGATCCTTGTCGATACAACTCCGTGTGGTCTTGATATCTgtgaaaatgtaaaattatttataactATGGAAAGACACGGtaagggaataaaaaaacttgtgTGGAGCACGTggatgaattattgaaactcGAGCAGCCCG
This sequence is a window from Venturia canescens isolate UGA chromosome 8, ASM1945775v1, whole genome shotgun sequence. Protein-coding genes within it:
- the LOC122414305 gene encoding sodium channel protein Nach-like; protein product: MRAKKLRKKKSPLIWRLLKRYLANSSIHGVKYLVEDGRHWTERLFWLLACGLSWWGCAFLIFGVLEEFQNRRTAITIQTNYIDWPIELPSIHLCSMETPDSGAYVIKVWKKKAYKKLDNDRTMGYERNLPEPHGPEAFEGLANAMKLNCSKLFEWCEWDGKEFDCCSAFRPLATPMGSCLSINSIFTRSDNNTKSDHEMQRFQLRDSTKPDSLRVRFKNEEYWKKFEKNYNLYLMGNTEIPSRTTGHDKLIEARWKSSPIVKIDIIQEPIYNENGVRSVPIEKRNCRFMDERDENAKIYQFYGYDACVIEADLARMYNICHCISHIYPRAPSMSICNQTQLKCVYESSDLIYNNQYPGCVPDCEATLYSSFKNFKSEGKEDGGAHFDVNFLPGPSRRFVRYVVHSKLDVVVSVGSALGLFVGASILSLVEIPYWIIVRGADDDDEEGDQVRKEN